In the Acetomicrobium sp. S15 = DSM 107314 genome, CTTTCCCTTGGGGAGCTGGCGATCTTTGCCTTGTCTGGCTTTTAAGGGCTTACCCTTGACGCTCGTGCCGTCTTCTCCTTGTTTTAGCGGGATCTTTTCGGCAAGTTCCTGGCCATGCTGTCTAAGAGTCGTCTGAATACGTACTGAGATTAGAATGGCGATAACACCTAAAATCACCTCGAATTCCACACGGGAGCGCAACACGGCCGCAAAGAGCTCTTCCCTGCCGGAGGGATCGAGCATGGAGGTAGCTTCATCCAAAACCAAAACCTCGGGGTTCATGGCCAGTGCGCCGGCTATGGCTAAGCGTTGCTTTTGTCCGCCCGAAA is a window encoding:
- a CDS encoding flagellar assembly protein A, whose amino-acid sequence is SGGQKQRLAIAGALAMNPEVLVLDEATSMLDPSGREELFAAVLRSRVEFEVILGVIAILISVRIQTTLRQHGQELAEKIPLKQGEDGTSVKGKPLKARQGKDRQLPKGK